In a genomic window of Virgibacillus sp. SK37:
- a CDS encoding UDP-N-acetylmuramoyl-L-alanyl-D-glutamate--2,6-diaminopimelate ligase: MDFNNIVKELATEMKTFTEITSRDIQIKGIAYDSRKVKEGYLFIAIKGVQADGHRFIDEAIRQGATVIVGENDISLEDTPYIKVDNARRALAILSDRFYHSPSMNKFIIGITGTNGKTTTSYLLKHVLEQADVSCTMIGSIQNSVNGKIYPSMNTTPGPLELNQLLYESRDEIVVMEVSSHALKQCRVDGILFDVALFTNLSHDHLDYHASMQEYFNVKKLLFDKLKKGGKAVVNSDDSYGEQLLEILYEKGVASFTVGRTKGNDVRLVSLNDSQQKMKLYDGVNPFEIDTKLPGMHNFYNMATAYLAAKIAGVDTEAIALALTNFTGIPGRFQQIKSDGVTCVIDYAHTPDAVFHCLQAARQAGAKQLKHIFGWRGGRDETKRSEMLSISAEISDYYTLTLDDLNGVTQEKMISDIEKLQSENGMSNGTIIPDRTLAIMKAIEDATTGDWIVITGKGNEEYQQDFHLDSKSDEETVTYCFNNLVIKGEEE; encoded by the coding sequence ATGGATTTCAACAACATCGTTAAAGAACTTGCAACAGAAATGAAAACATTCACAGAAATAACAAGTAGAGATATACAAATTAAAGGGATTGCTTATGATTCACGTAAAGTAAAAGAAGGCTATCTTTTTATTGCGATTAAAGGTGTGCAAGCTGATGGACATCGTTTTATAGATGAAGCAATTAGACAGGGAGCTACTGTGATTGTTGGAGAAAATGACATTTCCCTTGAGGATACGCCGTATATAAAAGTAGATAATGCAAGAAGAGCCCTCGCTATTTTAAGTGACCGTTTTTATCATTCCCCATCTATGAATAAATTTATCATTGGGATTACGGGGACGAATGGTAAAACAACGACAAGCTATTTATTAAAACATGTGCTCGAGCAGGCAGATGTCTCTTGTACGATGATTGGCTCCATTCAAAATAGTGTAAATGGAAAAATCTATCCTTCAATGAATACTACCCCAGGCCCCTTGGAATTAAATCAGCTGCTGTACGAAAGTAGGGATGAAATTGTAGTTATGGAAGTCAGTTCTCACGCATTAAAGCAATGTAGAGTAGATGGTATACTTTTTGATGTCGCATTATTCACTAATTTAAGCCATGATCATTTAGATTATCATGCTTCCATGCAAGAATATTTTAATGTAAAGAAACTATTATTTGATAAGCTGAAAAAAGGCGGAAAAGCTGTAGTAAACAGTGATGACAGTTATGGTGAACAGTTGTTGGAGATCTTGTACGAAAAGGGAGTTGCTTCTTTTACTGTTGGAAGAACAAAAGGAAATGATGTTAGACTTGTGTCCCTGAATGATTCGCAACAAAAGATGAAGCTATATGATGGAGTGAACCCCTTTGAGATCGATACAAAATTGCCCGGAATGCACAATTTTTATAATATGGCGACGGCGTATCTTGCAGCAAAAATAGCGGGAGTAGATACCGAGGCAATTGCTTTGGCCCTTACTAACTTCACAGGTATTCCAGGTCGTTTTCAGCAGATAAAAAGCGATGGGGTAACTTGTGTTATTGATTATGCCCATACTCCGGATGCTGTTTTTCATTGTTTACAAGCAGCAAGACAAGCAGGTGCTAAACAGCTCAAGCATATCTTTGGCTGGCGCGGGGGCCGGGATGAGACGAAACGGAGCGAAATGCTCTCCATTTCTGCAGAGATTTCTGATTACTATACATTAACATTAGATGATTTAAATGGGGTCACACAGGAGAAAATGATTTCGGATATAGAGAAATTACAGAGCGAAAATGGCATGTCTAATGGCACTATTATTCCGGATCGAACTCTAGCGATAATGAAGGCGATAGAAGATGCTACGACAGGTGACTGGATTGTTATCACAGGGAAAGGCAATGAGGAATACCAGCAAGATTTCCACCTTGATAGTAAATCAGATGAAGAAACAGTCACATATTGTTTTAACAATTTAGTGATAAAGGGAGAAGAGGAATAA
- a CDS encoding TetR/AcrR family transcriptional regulator, with protein sequence MGRSMKKEKILEVAERLFYEHGFRGVGLKQIIREADVATMTLYNHFSSKESLVQEVLKQREQRYWSYLDAHIEKNSDLPILLALEAHGEWLKHQSYKGDMFLRAMVDYAGFNSEIVTIVRTHKDRLLQYFQELASQSVDGDADELAYQFTLLIEGATSLTALVGADKATEHSLAIARKLTSNIN encoded by the coding sequence GTGGGGAGATCAATGAAAAAAGAGAAAATACTTGAAGTAGCCGAACGTTTATTTTATGAGCATGGCTTTCGTGGAGTAGGTTTAAAACAAATTATTCGTGAAGCAGATGTAGCCACAATGACGCTTTATAATCACTTTTCCTCAAAGGAAAGTCTTGTGCAAGAGGTTTTGAAACAAAGGGAACAGCGATATTGGAGTTATTTGGATGCGCACATCGAGAAAAATTCAGATTTGCCAATTTTACTTGCATTGGAAGCACATGGAGAGTGGCTGAAGCATCAATCCTACAAAGGAGATATGTTTCTTCGTGCCATGGTTGATTATGCGGGTTTTAATAGTGAAATTGTAACTATTGTGAGAACACATAAAGATAGGTTATTACAATACTTTCAAGAATTGGCAAGTCAAAGTGTGGATGGAGATGCAGATGAATTGGCATATCAGTTCACGCTTTTGATAGAGGGAGCGACATCATTAACTGCTTTGGTAGGGGCGGACAAGGCTACAGAGCATTCTCTAGCTATCGCCCGCAAATTAACGAGCAATATTAACTAA
- a CDS encoding BCCT family transporter has protein sequence MKQVTSVFWVSIVICIAFVLWGSLAPENLGTVTGDIQGFLTKNFGWFYLLSVTIFLLFSIYLIFSPYGKIRLGKQSDRPEYNKITWFAMLFSAGMGIGLIFWGSAEPLAHFAAPPNAEPETIEAARNSLRYTFFHWGFHTWAIYTVIGLAIAYFKFRREAPGLISATFQPILGNRVNGLIGKTIDVIAVFATIFGVATSLGLGASQIGGGLAFLTDIDNDFLTQFIIILIVTVLFMFSAWTGISKGIKYLSNTNIVLAVILILLTIIIGPGVYIMNLFSSTLGEYLQNIPSQSFEMAPFDAKHNEWIEGWTVFYWAWFIAWSPFVGTFIARVSKGRTVREFVLGVLIIPSLFSMFWFAVFGGASLKQELDGVNTGLSDLATEQALFGMFESMPFGIILSVVAVVLISTFFITSADSATFVLGMQTTNGSLNPPNTVKLSWGIIQAATASVLLASGGLEALQTASILSAFPFAIILLVMIYSLLKALKEDARRTFQKPDEKTNKNKVK, from the coding sequence ATGAAGCAAGTTACAAGTGTATTTTGGGTATCTATTGTTATTTGTATAGCCTTTGTTTTATGGGGTTCCCTGGCTCCTGAAAATTTAGGCACCGTAACAGGAGATATACAAGGATTTCTAACTAAGAACTTTGGATGGTTTTATTTATTATCTGTTACTATATTTCTTTTATTTTCTATTTATTTGATTTTCAGTCCTTATGGAAAAATTCGTCTTGGTAAGCAAAGTGACCGACCAGAGTATAACAAAATTACATGGTTTGCTATGTTATTTAGTGCTGGTATGGGAATTGGGTTAATTTTCTGGGGCTCAGCTGAACCGCTTGCCCATTTTGCGGCTCCACCAAACGCAGAGCCTGAAACAATTGAGGCAGCCAGAAATTCTTTGCGCTATACATTCTTTCATTGGGGTTTCCATACATGGGCGATTTACACGGTTATTGGATTGGCCATTGCCTACTTTAAATTCCGCAGAGAAGCACCTGGTTTGATCAGTGCAACATTTCAGCCGATCCTAGGAAACAGAGTGAACGGGCTAATTGGTAAGACAATTGATGTAATTGCCGTATTTGCAACCATATTTGGTGTAGCTACATCTCTTGGCTTAGGCGCTTCCCAGATTGGTGGAGGTCTTGCTTTTCTTACCGATATTGATAATGATTTCTTAACGCAATTTATTATTATTCTAATTGTTACCGTACTATTTATGTTCTCTGCATGGACAGGTATTAGTAAAGGGATTAAATATCTAAGTAATACAAACATCGTTCTAGCCGTTATATTAATTTTGCTAACTATTATTATCGGACCTGGTGTCTATATTATGAATTTATTCTCTTCTACTTTAGGTGAATATTTACAAAATATCCCTTCTCAAAGCTTTGAGATGGCTCCTTTTGATGCTAAGCATAATGAGTGGATCGAAGGATGGACAGTCTTTTATTGGGCATGGTTCATTGCATGGTCTCCATTTGTAGGGACCTTTATCGCTCGTGTTTCTAAAGGAAGAACAGTAAGAGAGTTTGTTCTTGGTGTTCTAATTATTCCTAGTTTGTTTAGTATGTTTTGGTTTGCTGTATTTGGAGGGGCTAGCTTAAAACAAGAACTTGATGGAGTAAATACAGGTCTTTCTGATTTAGCAACAGAGCAAGCATTATTTGGAATGTTTGAATCGATGCCATTTGGTATTATTTTGTCTGTAGTGGCAGTGGTCTTAATAAGTACATTTTTCATTACCTCAGCAGACTCAGCGACGTTTGTACTTGGTATGCAGACAACGAATGGAAGTTTAAACCCACCTAACACGGTGAAACTTAGCTGGGGAATTATTCAGGCGGCAACTGCTTCCGTTTTACTTGCTTCAGGTGGACTAGAAGCATTGCAAACAGCATCTATCTTATCAGCATTTCCGTTTGCAATTATTTTGCTGGTAATGATTTATTCCTTACTGAAAGCATTGAAGGAAGACGCCAGGCGTACATTCCAAAAACCAGATGAAAAGACAAATAAGAATAAAGTGAAATAA
- the fetB gene encoding iron export ABC transporter permease subunit FetB translates to MSYLTLSITLIFVIIPLILSKTFKLGLERDTIIAAVRSIIQLLAVGYVLQFVFNEENVVYIVLMLLLMVGAATQNARKKGASIKGITWKLIVTFLFIEILTQSILLGLDITPPTAQYVIPISGMVIGNSMVLGILFLNRFTAEMETGQNQTELILSLGGTPKQAVHTQLITSIKASTIPTIESQKTIGLVQLPGMMSGQIIAGADPVQAVLFQLLILFLLLTTAVTTSIMLGYLSYPTLFNQRMQFLRESLIRE, encoded by the coding sequence ATGAGTTATTTAACCTTAAGCATCACCCTCATATTTGTTATCATCCCTCTTATCTTATCGAAAACGTTTAAGCTCGGCTTGGAAAGAGATACCATTATTGCAGCAGTTCGTTCCATTATTCAATTACTCGCTGTAGGTTATGTTCTTCAATTCGTGTTTAATGAGGAAAACGTTGTATATATAGTTCTGATGCTGTTATTAATGGTTGGGGCAGCTACACAAAATGCCAGGAAAAAGGGAGCTTCCATCAAAGGGATTACTTGGAAGCTGATCGTAACCTTTTTGTTTATCGAAATTTTAACCCAAAGTATATTATTAGGTCTGGATATAACTCCACCTACCGCCCAATACGTCATACCAATTAGCGGGATGGTTATCGGAAATTCGATGGTACTAGGAATTCTTTTCCTTAACCGATTTACCGCGGAAATGGAAACGGGACAAAATCAAACGGAGCTAATTTTATCACTTGGTGGTACACCCAAGCAAGCCGTCCATACACAGTTAATTACCTCGATTAAAGCAAGTACCATTCCAACTATTGAGAGTCAGAAAACAATCGGATTGGTACAATTACCAGGAATGATGAGTGGGCAAATCATTGCAGGGGCTGATCCAGTACAAGCAGTATTATTTCAATTGCTCATTCTATTCTTGTTGCTAACTACTGCAGTGACTACAAGCATCATGCTCGGTTATCTTTCTTATCCAACACTGTTTAACCAGCGAATGCAGTTTTTAAGGGAAAGCCTAATAAGAGAGTAA
- a CDS encoding phosphate ABC transporter ATP-binding protein: MTKAAIEFKDVDYTANGIHILKRITGFFPKGKITTLVGPSGAGKSSLFKLCNGLQTANSGQIYINNKLIEQYPPTVLRRTVGIALQEATMINGSVEKNLALPLTLKGEKLHKELAIELLKVVGLKESYMSRNTQELSGGQRQKLSIARTLVNKPQVLLLDEITSSLDRVSQQDIEKLILRINKKYNTTIIWITHNLQQALSLGDYTWVMIDGEVVETGESDLLTNPKNERVKQFIKGGME; the protein is encoded by the coding sequence ATGACCAAAGCAGCTATAGAATTCAAAGATGTAGATTATACAGCAAATGGAATACATATTTTAAAACGAATTACCGGCTTTTTTCCAAAGGGGAAAATCACGACATTAGTTGGACCCTCAGGAGCAGGGAAATCATCATTGTTCAAATTATGCAATGGCTTGCAAACGGCAAATTCCGGACAAATATATATTAACAATAAATTAATTGAACAGTATCCACCTACTGTATTACGGAGAACTGTAGGAATTGCCCTGCAAGAGGCTACCATGATTAATGGAAGTGTTGAAAAAAACTTAGCGCTCCCCCTTACCCTGAAAGGTGAAAAGTTACATAAAGAATTGGCAATCGAATTACTAAAAGTGGTGGGCTTGAAGGAGAGCTACATGAGTAGAAATACACAAGAGCTATCTGGAGGACAGCGTCAAAAATTATCCATTGCGAGAACACTCGTGAATAAACCCCAAGTACTACTGCTTGATGAAATCACATCTTCACTTGACCGTGTATCCCAGCAAGACATCGAAAAACTAATCCTAAGAATTAACAAAAAATACAATACGACCATCATATGGATTACTCATAACCTCCAGCAAGCCTTATCCCTTGGCGATTATACCTGGGTCATGATAGATGGGGAAGTAGTGGAAACAGGCGAAAGCGATCTACTAACTAATCCAAAAAATGAAAGAGTAAAACAATTTATAAAGGGTGGAATGGAATGA
- a CDS encoding response regulator transcription factor, producing the protein MEKILIIEDDPKIASYLESYINKYGFIVKSVVNFENIMQSFHEYQPQLVLLDINLPYFDGYYWCRQIRKESICPVIFISARTGEMDQVMALENGGDDYITKPFHPDIVMAKIRSQLRRAYGEYAGSQKERILEIKNLKLYPERFELHFGNKTVLLTKNESDIVATLMDRYPRVAGREDLLEKLWDDQTYVDENTLNVNIARVRKKFQELDLQGVVETVRGAGYRLLITWRDEAE; encoded by the coding sequence ATGGAAAAAATCTTGATTATCGAGGATGATCCTAAAATTGCTTCCTATTTGGAATCTTACATAAATAAATATGGTTTTATCGTAAAATCCGTCGTTAACTTCGAAAATATTATGCAATCCTTTCACGAATATCAACCACAGCTCGTTCTTTTAGATATTAACCTGCCGTATTTCGATGGTTATTATTGGTGCAGACAAATAAGAAAGGAATCCATTTGCCCAGTTATATTTATCTCAGCACGAACAGGAGAAATGGATCAGGTAATGGCCTTGGAGAATGGGGGAGATGATTATATAACCAAGCCTTTTCATCCAGATATCGTAATGGCGAAAATTCGTAGCCAGCTGCGCAGGGCGTACGGTGAATATGCAGGCAGTCAAAAAGAGAGGATATTGGAAATAAAAAATCTGAAACTCTATCCAGAGCGTTTTGAACTCCATTTTGGGAACAAGACAGTTCTTTTGACGAAAAATGAGAGTGATATTGTTGCAACATTAATGGATCGTTATCCTCGGGTTGCCGGAAGAGAGGATTTATTGGAGAAGCTTTGGGATGATCAGACATATGTGGATGAAAACACACTAAATGTTAACATTGCAAGAGTAAGGAAGAAATTTCAGGAATTAGATTTGCAAGGGGTTGTAGAAACAGTAAGAGGTGCTGGTTATCGACTGCTAATTACTTGGAGGGACGAAGCGGAATGA
- a CDS encoding sensor histidine kinase, with protein sequence MKLFIKEHILLIIIQCMQFSFLFLLLYLSDFRNYLLLLYGLLVNIVLLAVYLVFQYYTRRHVYKRLSSKATNLKELLETTDQAPIGVALDQLTRTQYQLFMEQLKQAEDAQKQHLTFMDRWVHQMKTPLSVIELTAQNLDEPESSNIREETERMKNGLHTVLNMARLRTIQEDFHIKPVVLAELLHEVNHENKRFYIRNQVYPHLHIEAPKLTVETDEKWLFFIVNQIIQNAVKYSAKKSNRIDISLKKLGKRAVMEITDYGVGIPSQDKKRVFQAFFTGDNGRIFRESTGMGLYLTKEVADYLEHRIEMESTEGSGTTFRILFTPTQTIS encoded by the coding sequence ATGAAGCTTTTTATAAAAGAACATATTCTGTTAATCATTATCCAATGTATGCAGTTTTCCTTTTTATTTTTACTTCTGTATTTAAGTGATTTTCGTAATTATTTACTCCTACTTTACGGTCTCCTTGTAAATATAGTGTTATTAGCTGTCTATCTGGTATTTCAGTATTATACACGCAGGCATGTTTATAAAAGACTATCCAGTAAAGCAACCAATCTTAAGGAGTTATTGGAAACGACAGACCAAGCTCCAATAGGTGTTGCATTAGATCAGCTAACTAGAACCCAATATCAATTATTTATGGAACAGCTAAAGCAAGCAGAAGACGCACAAAAGCAACATCTTACGTTTATGGACCGCTGGGTACATCAGATGAAGACACCTTTATCTGTTATCGAACTGACTGCCCAAAATCTTGACGAGCCTGAATCATCCAACATTCGTGAGGAAACAGAAAGAATGAAAAATGGACTCCATACCGTTTTAAATATGGCAAGATTACGTACCATACAGGAGGACTTTCACATCAAGCCCGTTGTGCTTGCAGAGCTGTTACATGAGGTTAACCATGAGAATAAACGCTTCTATATACGTAATCAGGTTTACCCACATCTGCACATAGAAGCACCAAAACTTACGGTAGAAACGGATGAAAAATGGCTTTTCTTTATTGTTAATCAAATTATTCAAAATGCGGTTAAATATTCCGCGAAGAAAAGTAATCGGATCGATATTTCTCTGAAGAAGCTAGGAAAGCGAGCTGTGATGGAAATTACTGATTATGGTGTCGGTATCCCGAGCCAAGATAAGAAGCGAGTTTTCCAAGCGTTTTTTACTGGTGATAACGGCCGGATTTTTCGGGAATCTACGGGAATGGGACTTTATCTAACAAAAGAGGTTGCAGATTATTTGGAACATCGGATTGAAATGGAATCTACTGAAGGTTCTGGGACTACTTTTCGCATTCTTTTCACCCCTACACAAACGATATCCTAG
- a CDS encoding ABC transporter ATP-binding protein, with amino-acid sequence MLEVKQVSKIYEGKVAYRALRDINLEIDAGEFVGIMGPSGSGKTTLLNLIATIDEPTTGNILIEGKNPLKLNRNQLAQFRRRELGFVFQDFNLLQTLTVKENIVLPLTLDGKRVKEMEEKAEVIAEKLGIQSIMNKRTYEISGGQAQRAAIARAMIHTPKLLLADEPTGNLDSKSSKDVMEMLVSLNEQEKTTMMLVTHDPQAASYCDRVVFIRDGQFYSEIHQGDSRQAFFQKIIDTLSLLGGNDNDFSSVRS; translated from the coding sequence ATGCTTGAAGTAAAACAAGTGAGCAAGATCTATGAAGGAAAAGTCGCCTATCGAGCTTTACGAGATATTAATCTTGAAATAGATGCAGGGGAATTTGTTGGTATTATGGGACCATCAGGAAGTGGGAAAACCACCCTTCTAAATCTGATTGCCACTATTGATGAACCGACAACAGGAAATATATTAATCGAGGGAAAAAACCCGCTTAAGCTCAATCGAAATCAATTGGCACAATTTCGCAGAAGAGAGTTGGGCTTTGTATTTCAGGATTTTAATTTGCTGCAAACCCTTACCGTTAAAGAAAACATTGTGCTTCCTCTTACCCTTGATGGAAAACGCGTAAAAGAAATGGAAGAAAAAGCAGAAGTAATTGCGGAAAAGCTTGGCATCCAATCTATTATGAATAAACGGACATATGAAATCTCAGGAGGTCAGGCTCAGCGGGCAGCAATAGCCAGGGCGATGATCCACACACCAAAACTACTGTTAGCGGATGAACCAACTGGTAACCTTGATTCAAAGTCTTCGAAGGATGTAATGGAAATGCTTGTATCATTGAATGAGCAAGAAAAGACCACCATGATGCTGGTCACACATGATCCACAGGCGGCCAGTTATTGTGACCGTGTAGTGTTTATTCGTGACGGCCAATTTTATTCCGAGATTCATCAAGGTGATAGCAGACAGGCTTTCTTCCAAAAAATTATTGACACGCTTTCCTTGTTAGGAGGGAATGACAATGACTTTTCGTCAGTTCGTAGTTAA
- a CDS encoding ABC transporter permease: MTFRQFVVNNVLRNKRLYAAYFLSSMFTVMIFFTFAVFAFHPALNGEGINPKAIYGMGVAGGIIYLFSLFFVLYSMSSFLQSRKKEFGLLMLQGMSMRQIRMMVFLENMLIGVLATVIGILIGLLFAKAILLIAENVLIIEQALHFYFPILAIIITLGSFFLLFLFISFFVTFFLRSKKLTELIKGSTKPKTEPKASLLLTVIAAILLLAGYVTALYVKGVLVIYVMLPVIVVVTIGTYLFFTQLSVFIIGRLKRRKRIFWSKTNMLLLSDLSFRMKDNARTFFMVAIISTVAFSAIGTLFGFQTYLTGGVKEANPYTFSYTPNDDDGKSKKPEDVKTIERVLEENKIDASRATTDMKYYDIGRDREVLIASESIYNTFADLLDKKQVQIEEGKAMVVKENFAMISDPSMQVNLIDKPLKLKNGEEVQPTREMNSIVLPEMQAYYVVSNEDYKQLAKPVYEMEQIFWKAADGQEDAVIQAGLALSDQIPPYKFQAIDAMIYTINKSYGPILFIGLFIGIVFFVSAGSFLYFRLYSDLDEDKAKFKSIAKLGLTDRELGKVINRQTGLLFFAPIMVALLHGAVALTALAHLFDYNLLKESSMVLGGFLLIQIVYFILVRFLYIKQIKSAL, translated from the coding sequence ATGACTTTTCGTCAGTTCGTAGTTAATAATGTACTTCGGAATAAGCGGCTGTACGCTGCTTATTTTCTTAGCAGTATGTTTACTGTAATGATCTTTTTCACCTTTGCTGTTTTTGCTTTCCATCCGGCACTGAATGGGGAAGGGATCAACCCAAAGGCTATTTATGGGATGGGCGTTGCAGGTGGTATTATCTATCTGTTTTCTCTATTTTTCGTATTATATTCCATGAGCTCATTTCTTCAATCAAGGAAGAAGGAATTTGGACTTCTCATGCTGCAAGGGATGTCGATGCGACAAATCCGAATGATGGTGTTTTTGGAAAATATGCTAATTGGAGTTCTCGCTACAGTTATCGGAATACTTATAGGGCTCTTATTTGCCAAAGCGATTCTATTAATTGCTGAAAATGTATTGATTATAGAGCAAGCCTTACATTTTTATTTTCCAATATTGGCTATCATAATTACATTAGGTTCCTTCTTCTTGTTATTTTTGTTTATATCATTTTTTGTTACCTTTTTCCTTCGTTCCAAGAAACTAACGGAGCTTATTAAAGGAAGCACAAAGCCTAAGACGGAGCCAAAAGCGTCTTTATTACTTACTGTCATTGCAGCAATATTACTTCTCGCAGGCTATGTTACTGCCTTATATGTAAAAGGAGTATTAGTTATCTATGTTATGTTGCCGGTAATAGTGGTAGTTACTATAGGTACGTATTTGTTTTTCACCCAATTAAGTGTATTTATCATTGGTCGTTTAAAAAGACGGAAGCGAATTTTTTGGAGTAAGACAAATATGCTGCTACTTTCAGATCTTTCGTTTCGTATGAAGGATAATGCCCGTACTTTTTTTATGGTGGCAATTATATCAACCGTCGCTTTTAGTGCTATTGGTACATTATTTGGTTTTCAAACGTATTTAACAGGCGGCGTGAAGGAAGCTAATCCTTATACTTTTTCTTATACGCCAAACGATGATGATGGGAAGAGTAAGAAGCCTGAAGATGTTAAGACAATCGAGCGTGTTTTAGAGGAGAACAAGATTGATGCGAGTCGAGCAACTACTGACATGAAATACTATGATATAGGGAGAGATAGAGAAGTTTTAATCGCAAGTGAGTCTATCTATAATACGTTTGCTGATCTTCTGGACAAAAAACAAGTGCAAATAGAAGAAGGAAAAGCCATGGTAGTCAAAGAAAACTTTGCTATGATATCTGATCCTTCCATGCAAGTGAACTTAATAGACAAGCCACTTAAGTTAAAGAATGGAGAAGAAGTACAGCCAACAAGAGAGATGAATTCTATTGTATTACCGGAAATGCAGGCATATTATGTTGTCTCTAATGAGGATTATAAGCAATTGGCAAAGCCTGTCTATGAAATGGAACAAATTTTTTGGAAAGCTGCTGACGGCCAGGAAGATGCTGTGATTCAGGCTGGTTTGGCGCTAAGCGATCAGATCCCTCCGTATAAGTTTCAGGCAATCGATGCAATGATTTACACGATTAATAAAAGCTATGGTCCGATATTATTTATTGGATTGTTTATTGGAATTGTCTTTTTCGTCTCAGCAGGAAGCTTTCTTTACTTCCGATTATATTCCGATCTGGATGAAGATAAGGCTAAATTTAAATCTATTGCCAAGCTTGGACTGACAGATCGTGAGCTTGGAAAAGTTATCAATAGACAGACAGGATTGCTCTTCTTTGCCCCGATCATGGTTGCATTGCTTCATGGTGCTGTTGCTCTTACTGCACTTGCCCACCTTTTTGATTACAATTTGTTGAAAGAATCCAGTATGGTATTGGGCGGTTTTCTGTTAATCCAAATTGTGTATTTTATCCTTGTACGGTTTCTATATATAAAGCAAATTAAATCAGCGCTTTAA
- a CDS encoding mechanosensitive ion channel family protein, with amino-acid sequence MEILGMEIDVAKIVGILIQIGILIIAFLIVVPIGKKIIEKTLQKAAQSRKASPGRMKTLEKLLANVFSYIMIFIFIVMFFATLGVEIGPLIAGAGVIGLAVAFGAQGLVSDIVTGFFILLEQQLEIDDYVTTAGYDGIVEEIGLRTTKIRSFDGTLNYVPNRYIEGVANHSRGNMRALVDIGISYDDNIDGAITVLEKVCAEFQLDERFKDGPNAIGVQSIGSSDIVLRVVGQTENGLQWACERDMRKRIKEAFDEANIDIPFPHHVLIQKDK; translated from the coding sequence ATGGAAATTTTAGGAATGGAAATAGATGTAGCAAAAATAGTAGGCATACTTATACAAATTGGGATACTGATCATTGCATTTTTAATTGTAGTACCAATCGGTAAGAAAATTATCGAAAAAACATTACAAAAAGCGGCCCAAAGCAGAAAGGCTTCGCCTGGCCGAATGAAAACACTGGAAAAATTACTAGCTAATGTGTTTTCCTATATAATGATTTTTATCTTTATAGTTATGTTCTTTGCCACCTTAGGTGTGGAGATTGGTCCACTAATTGCCGGAGCTGGAGTAATTGGACTGGCAGTGGCTTTTGGTGCACAAGGACTTGTTAGTGATATTGTTACAGGATTTTTCATTCTATTAGAACAACAGCTTGAGATTGATGATTATGTAACAACTGCAGGCTATGATGGAATTGTAGAAGAGATTGGATTGCGTACAACAAAGATCCGTAGCTTTGATGGAACGTTAAATTATGTACCAAACCGCTATATAGAAGGTGTAGCAAATCATTCGAGGGGAAATATGCGTGCCTTGGTTGATATTGGAATAAGCTATGATGATAATATTGATGGAGCAATTACAGTATTAGAAAAAGTCTGTGCTGAATTCCAGTTGGATGAACGTTTTAAAGATGGTCCAAACGCAATAGGTGTGCAGAGTATCGGTTCCTCTGATATTGTCCTCCGAGTTGTTGGGCAGACAGAAAATGGTTTACAGTGGGCATGTGAAAGAGATATGCGTAAACGAATCAAAGAAGCATTTGATGAAGCGAATATTGATATTCCATTTCCACATCATGTCCTTATACAAAAAGATAAATAA